Proteins from one Deinococcus actinosclerus genomic window:
- a CDS encoding alpha-ketoacid dehydrogenase subunit beta: MTATQTRPEAAPMTTGRTINLIQAVTEAIAEEMERDQRVVLFGEDVGARGGVFMATAGLQERFGKHRVFDTPLSEASIVGAAVGMAVRGLRPIAEIQFADYMGPGFDQIISQAAKIRYRSAGQFTAPMVIRTPSGGGVKGGHHHSQSPESYYTHTPGLKVVMPSTPYDAKGLLKAALRGEDPVIYFEPKRLYRAAKGEVPDHDYVVKLGEAAVRREGSDLSLIGYGGVMPDLEKAADALAAEGVSVEVIDLRSLVPWDRDRVLTSVQKTGRAVLVSEAPRISNFMGEVAYVIQEQAFDYLTAPVGQVAGFDTPYPYVQDKVYLPGANRIVAACVQALNY, encoded by the coding sequence ATGACCGCCACCCAGACCCGCCCGGAGGCTGCCCCCATGACGACCGGCCGCACCATCAACCTCATCCAGGCCGTCACCGAGGCCATCGCCGAGGAGATGGAACGCGACCAACGGGTCGTGCTGTTCGGCGAGGACGTCGGCGCGCGCGGCGGCGTGTTCATGGCCACCGCCGGCCTGCAGGAACGCTTCGGCAAGCACCGCGTCTTCGACACGCCGCTGAGCGAGGCCAGCATTGTTGGCGCCGCCGTCGGCATGGCCGTGCGCGGCCTGCGCCCCATCGCGGAAATCCAGTTCGCGGACTACATGGGCCCCGGCTTCGACCAGATCATCTCGCAGGCCGCCAAGATCCGCTACCGGTCGGCGGGGCAGTTCACGGCGCCCATGGTCATCCGCACGCCCTCGGGCGGCGGCGTGAAGGGCGGGCACCACCACAGCCAGAGCCCTGAGAGCTACTACACCCACACCCCGGGCCTGAAGGTCGTCATGCCCAGCACCCCCTACGACGCCAAGGGCCTGCTGAAGGCCGCGCTGCGCGGCGAGGACCCGGTCATCTACTTCGAACCCAAACGCCTCTACCGCGCCGCCAAGGGCGAGGTGCCCGACCACGACTATGTCGTGAAACTGGGCGAGGCCGCCGTGCGCCGCGAGGGCAGCGACCTGAGCCTCATCGGTTACGGCGGCGTGATGCCCGACCTGGAGAAGGCCGCCGACGCCCTGGCCGCCGAGGGCGTCAGCGTCGAGGTCATTGACCTGCGTTCCCTGGTGCCCTGGGACCGCGACCGCGTCCTGACCAGCGTCCAGAAGACCGGCCGGGCCGTCCTCGTCAGCGAGGCGCCGCGCATCAGCAACTTCATGGGCGAGGTCGCGTACGTCATCCAGGAGCAGGCCTTCGATTATCTGACCGCCCCCGTCGGTCAGGTGGCGGGCTTCGACACGCCGTACCCGTACGTGCAGGACAAGGTGTACCTGCCCGGCGCGAACCGCATCGTGGCCGCCTGCGTCCAGGCCCTCAACTACTGA
- a CDS encoding thiamine pyrophosphate-dependent dehydrogenase E1 component subunit alpha, protein MIQPFTPEPIRFVAEDGTPVQPLPERYTPEVLRDLHRLMLQAREFDRKLITLLRQGRTTFYAQSSGMEATQVGLARSIRVGHDWVWPYYRDHTLGLAMGVPMAELISQCLGTNSDSCRGRQMPHHFAAQRQNFVSISSSIASQVPPAAGNAMAQKYLGVDEITVCTFGDGATSEGDWHAGMNMAGAAQAPALFVCENNQWAISTSIREQTASETIHIKAKAYGMPGYYVDGNDIIAVMEVCSFAAEQVRSGQGPALVECLTYRVGSHSNADADAEKHYRTREEVDAWLARDPITRLENLLAHLGHPVTAEERAALIAQTHREVDEQVLAAEATGQPDWRIMFEDVYADLPDHLRQQEAFLRAEQTGGRA, encoded by the coding sequence ATGATTCAACCCTTCACCCCCGAACCCATCCGCTTCGTCGCGGAAGACGGGACGCCGGTGCAGCCCCTCCCGGAGCGCTACACGCCCGAGGTGCTGCGCGACCTGCACCGCCTGATGCTCCAGGCGCGCGAATTCGACCGCAAGCTCATCACGCTGCTCCGGCAGGGCCGCACCACCTTCTACGCGCAGTCCAGCGGTATGGAGGCCACCCAGGTGGGCCTCGCCCGCTCGATCCGCGTCGGGCACGACTGGGTCTGGCCGTACTACCGCGACCACACCCTGGGCCTCGCGATGGGTGTGCCCATGGCGGAACTGATCAGCCAGTGCCTGGGCACGAACAGCGACTCCTGCCGGGGCCGCCAGATGCCGCACCACTTCGCCGCGCAGCGCCAGAACTTCGTGTCCATCAGTTCCTCCATCGCGTCGCAGGTGCCGCCCGCCGCCGGGAACGCCATGGCACAGAAGTACCTCGGCGTGGACGAGATCACCGTCTGCACCTTCGGGGACGGCGCCACGAGTGAAGGCGACTGGCACGCCGGGATGAACATGGCGGGCGCCGCGCAGGCCCCCGCGCTATTCGTCTGCGAGAACAACCAGTGGGCAATCAGCACCAGCATCCGCGAGCAGACCGCCAGCGAGACCATCCACATCAAGGCGAAAGCGTACGGCATGCCCGGCTACTACGTGGACGGCAACGACATCATCGCCGTCATGGAAGTCTGCTCATTTGCCGCCGAGCAGGTCCGCAGCGGTCAGGGCCCCGCCCTGGTCGAGTGCCTCACCTACCGCGTGGGCTCGCACAGCAACGCGGACGCGGACGCCGAGAAGCACTACCGCACCCGCGAGGAAGTCGACGCGTGGCTGGCCCGTGACCCCATCACCCGCCTGGAGAACCTCCTGGCGCACCTGGGGCACCCCGTGACCGCCGAGGAACGCGCCGCGCTGATCGCGCAGACGCACCGCGAGGTGGACGAGCAGGTGCTCGCCGCCGAGGCGACCGGGCAGCCCGACTGGCGCATCATGTTCGAGGACGTGTACGCCGACCTGCCCGACCACCTGCGCCAGCAGGAAGCCTTCCTGCGCGCCGAGCAGACCGGAGGCCGCGCATGA
- a CDS encoding aminotransferase class V-fold PLP-dependent enzyme, translating to MNFEQLRADLIGTDTVIRTPFGERRVTYADYVASGRALRSVEERVATLALPLYANTHTEDSATGAHSTHLTHQAAEYVKEQLGGDATCKLVFCGSGSTAAVRRMQDILGLTVGAHHRAAILAGMPVGERPVVFVGPYEHHSNEISWRETLAEVVEIPLCERGNLDLDALVAALKDPRYAGRPKIGSFSAASNVTGLLTDTRSVARILHAHGAYAFFDFAASGPYVTIDMKPGRPDGYDAVFLSPHKFVGGPGTPGLLCFREDLYRLAVPSTPGGGTVRFVNRERQVYVEDIEAREDAGTPAILGKIRTALAFRVKAELGAAQITAREHELFARALTRLGANAQIRLLGNLEAPRLAFLSFLTFTPGGRQLHPRLVVRLLNDLFGIQARGGCACAGPYGHVLLNVDDQTSERYLQCALNHVDGVKPGWTRLNLAPWATDEEVEFLLDAIEFVAEFGERFVALYAFDWESGAWTHPADAASMELFGDARPRTAAGAVPYASYLREARALAADLSPAGEGRAVPPHVPEDLVFFAH from the coding sequence ATGAACTTCGAGCAGCTGCGCGCCGACCTGATCGGGACCGACACCGTGATCCGCACGCCCTTCGGGGAGCGGCGCGTCACGTACGCCGATTACGTCGCGTCGGGCCGCGCGCTGCGCAGCGTCGAGGAGCGCGTGGCGACCCTGGCGTTGCCGCTGTACGCGAACACCCACACCGAGGACAGCGCGACCGGCGCGCACTCGACGCACCTGACCCATCAGGCGGCCGAGTATGTCAAGGAGCAGCTGGGCGGCGACGCCACCTGCAAGCTGGTGTTCTGCGGGTCGGGTAGCACGGCGGCGGTGCGGCGCATGCAGGACATCCTGGGCCTGACGGTGGGCGCCCACCACCGCGCCGCGATCCTGGCCGGGATGCCGGTGGGGGAGAGGCCGGTCGTGTTCGTCGGCCCGTACGAGCATCACAGCAACGAGATCAGCTGGCGCGAGACGCTGGCCGAGGTCGTGGAGATCCCCCTGTGCGAACGCGGGAACCTGGATCTGGACGCCCTGGTCGCCGCGCTGAAGGACCCGCGCTACGCGGGGCGGCCCAAGATCGGGTCGTTCAGCGCCGCGAGCAACGTGACCGGCCTGCTGACCGATACCCGCTCGGTGGCGCGCATCCTGCATGCGCACGGCGCGTACGCGTTCTTCGACTTCGCCGCCAGTGGGCCGTACGTGACCATCGACATGAAACCGGGCCGTCCCGACGGGTACGACGCGGTGTTCCTCAGCCCGCACAAGTTCGTGGGTGGCCCCGGCACGCCGGGCCTGCTGTGCTTCCGCGAGGACCTGTACCGGCTGGCGGTGCCCAGCACGCCGGGGGGCGGTACGGTGCGCTTCGTGAACCGCGAGCGGCAGGTGTACGTGGAGGACATCGAGGCCCGCGAGGACGCCGGGACGCCCGCGATCCTCGGGAAGATCCGCACGGCGCTGGCCTTCCGCGTCAAGGCCGAGCTGGGCGCCGCGCAGATCACGGCGCGGGAGCACGAACTGTTCGCCCGCGCCCTGACCCGCCTGGGCGCGAATGCCCAGATCAGACTGCTGGGGAACCTGGAGGCGCCCCGGCTGGCCTTCCTGTCGTTCCTGACCTTCACGCCCGGCGGGCGGCAGCTGCACCCCCGGCTGGTCGTGCGGCTGCTGAACGACCTGTTCGGCATCCAGGCGCGTGGCGGCTGCGCCTGCGCCGGACCGTACGGGCACGTGCTGCTGAACGTGGATGACCAGACCAGCGAGCGGTACCTGCAGTGCGCGCTCAATCACGTGGACGGCGTGAAGCCCGGCTGGACGAGGCTCAACTTGGCCCCGTGGGCCACCGACGAGGAGGTGGAGTTCCTGCTGGACGCCATCGAGTTCGTCGCGGAGTTCGGCGAGCGCTTTGTGGCGCTGTACGCCTTCGACTGGGAGTCCGGCGCGTGGACGCACCCGGCGGACGCCGCCTCGATGGAGCTGTTCGGGGACGCGCGGCCCCGGACGGCGGCGGGCGCGGTCCCGTACGCCAGCTACCTGCGCGAGGCGCGCGCCCTGGCGGCAGACCTGAGTCCGGCAGGGGAGGGGAGGGCGGTGCCGCCGCACGTGCCGGAGGATCTGGTGTTCTTCGCCCACTGA
- the rsmG gene encoding 16S rRNA (guanine(527)-N(7))-methyltransferase RsmG — MTPEGQALLRQGATELGLDVEDQLPQFEQLLDLLVEANSRVNLTALKTESDIVLKHFVDSLSCLRGGHLDGAGLRVLDIGTGAGFPTLPLAIVRPEVAFTPLDSIRKKIDFVRTAAEALNLTGVTPLVGRAETLGRDPEHRDTYDRVVCRAVAALPILAELGLPLLKPGGLLVAQKGPISEEELHAGRRAAGEVGGRVTEVDAFTLPVLGDARTLVVIEKVGPTPKKYPRREGVPNQQPLFWTAR; from the coding sequence GTGACCCCCGAAGGGCAGGCGCTGCTCCGTCAGGGGGCAACGGAACTCGGGCTGGATGTCGAGGACCAGCTGCCCCAGTTCGAGCAGTTGCTGGACCTGCTGGTCGAGGCCAACAGCCGCGTGAACCTCACGGCGCTGAAGACGGAATCGGACATCGTCCTGAAGCACTTCGTGGATTCCCTGAGCTGCCTGCGCGGCGGGCACCTGGACGGCGCGGGCCTGCGGGTGCTGGACATCGGCACCGGGGCGGGCTTCCCGACGCTGCCGCTGGCGATCGTGCGGCCGGAGGTGGCCTTCACGCCGCTCGACTCGATCCGCAAGAAGATCGATTTCGTGCGCACGGCGGCCGAGGCGCTGAACCTGACAGGCGTCACCCCGCTGGTGGGCCGCGCCGAGACGCTGGGGCGCGACCCCGAACACCGCGACACGTACGACCGGGTGGTGTGCCGCGCCGTGGCGGCCCTGCCGATCCTGGCGGAACTGGGCCTGCCGCTGCTGAAACCCGGCGGGCTGCTCGTGGCGCAGAAGGGCCCGATCAGCGAGGAGGAACTGCACGCTGGTCGCCGCGCGGCAGGCGAGGTCGGGGGCCGCGTGACCGAGGTGGACGCCTTTACGCTGCCCGTGCTGGGCGACGCCCGCACCCTGGTCGTGATCGAGAAGGTGGGCCCCACCCCGAAGAAGTACCCCCGGCGCGAGGGTGTGCCCAACCAGCAGCCGCTATTCTGGACGGCACGGTGA
- a CDS encoding ParA family protein produces MKVLGVVNQKGGVGKTTTAVNLGAYLAAGGKRVLLLDMDPQANATSGLGQRGATQGLYEALGEPARAAEYTVETVQANLFLLPATPDLAGAGVELAEDPDALTRLLASIQGYDVVLIDAPPSLGPLTVNVLAAADALLIPLQAEYYALEGLAGLMETVERVQGGLNPRLKVLGVVLTMFDGRTNLSQDVESMVRQHFGELVFWSVVPRNVRLSEAPSFAKPINAFAPLSAGAAAYKRLSEEVMQRVEKI; encoded by the coding sequence GTGAAGGTACTCGGCGTCGTGAATCAGAAAGGCGGGGTGGGCAAGACCACCACCGCCGTGAACCTCGGCGCGTACCTCGCGGCGGGCGGCAAGCGCGTCCTGCTACTGGACATGGACCCGCAGGCGAACGCCACGAGCGGCCTGGGGCAACGCGGCGCCACGCAGGGCCTGTACGAGGCGCTGGGCGAACCCGCCCGCGCCGCCGAGTACACCGTGGAAACGGTGCAGGCGAACCTCTTCCTGCTGCCCGCCACGCCGGATCTGGCCGGGGCGGGCGTGGAGCTCGCCGAGGATCCGGACGCCCTGACGCGCCTGCTGGCGTCCATCCAGGGGTACGACGTGGTGCTGATCGACGCGCCGCCCAGCCTGGGGCCGCTGACCGTGAACGTGCTGGCCGCCGCCGACGCGCTGCTGATTCCCCTGCAGGCCGAGTACTACGCCCTGGAGGGTCTCGCGGGCCTGATGGAGACCGTCGAGCGCGTGCAGGGCGGCCTGAACCCGCGCCTGAAGGTGCTGGGCGTCGTGCTGACCATGTTCGACGGGCGCACGAACCTCTCGCAGGACGTCGAGAGCATGGTCCGGCAGCACTTCGGGGAGCTGGTGTTCTGGTCGGTCGTGCCGCGCAACGTGCGCCTGTCCGAGGCGCCCAGCTTCGCCAAGCCCATCAACGCGTTCGCACCGCTCTCGGCGGGCGCGGCGGCGTACAAGCGCCTGAGCGAGGAGGTGATGCAGCGTGTCGAAAAAATCTAG
- the parB gene encoding ParB/RepB/Spo0J family partition protein ParB yields MSKKSSLGRGLDALLGKPAESAPGAQVQSLKIEKIVQAAYQPRQVFTPESLAELAQSIRDKGVLQPLLVRPRDDHFEIVAGERRWRASQLAGLTELPVIIRDLGDREALEIAIVENLQREDLGALEEARAYQALMEQGLNQEGVAQAVGKSRSAVSNALRLLTLPAPALRALDDGQISAGHARAILAQPDGDRAWALEQITARSLSVREAEALKREKREPTPIKVNPPRAFRQVELDLSRRTGTRVRITGEDKGRVELNYASREELDRILEILGYAAEE; encoded by the coding sequence GTGTCGAAAAAATCTAGCCTGGGCCGTGGCCTGGACGCGCTGCTCGGCAAACCCGCCGAGAGCGCGCCGGGCGCGCAGGTACAGTCCCTGAAGATCGAGAAGATCGTGCAGGCCGCCTACCAGCCGCGTCAGGTGTTCACGCCGGAATCCCTGGCGGAACTCGCGCAGAGCATCCGCGACAAGGGCGTGCTGCAACCCCTGCTGGTCCGCCCGCGTGACGATCACTTCGAGATCGTGGCCGGGGAGCGCCGCTGGCGGGCCAGTCAGCTCGCCGGGCTGACCGAACTGCCCGTGATCATCCGCGACCTCGGGGACCGCGAGGCGCTGGAGATCGCGATCGTGGAGAACCTCCAGCGCGAGGACCTGGGGGCGCTGGAAGAGGCCCGCGCGTACCAGGCGCTCATGGAGCAGGGCCTGAATCAGGAGGGCGTGGCGCAGGCGGTCGGCAAGAGCCGCAGCGCCGTGTCGAACGCCCTGCGCCTGCTGACGCTGCCTGCCCCGGCCCTGCGTGCACTGGACGACGGGCAGATCAGCGCCGGGCACGCCCGCGCGATCCTGGCGCAGCCTGACGGAGACCGCGCCTGGGCGCTGGAGCAGATCACGGCCCGCAGCCTCAGCGTCCGCGAGGCCGAAGCCCTCAAGCGTGAGAAGCGCGAGCCCACGCCCATCAAGGTGAACCCGCCGCGCGCGTTCCGGCAGGTGGAGCTCGACCTGAGCCGCCGCACCGGCACCCGCGTGCGCATCACGGGTGAGGACAAGGGCCGCGTGGAACTGAACTACGCGTCCCGCGAGGAACTCGACCGGATTCTGGAGATCCTGGGCTACGCCGCAGAGGAATAA
- a CDS encoding VanW family protein, with protein sequence MTPASRRALTLGALLLSGSLVTAALAQTGTEPSPPPPAQTIPALPPTPPAPQPEPSPAPTPAPEPQPSPVPQPTPEPTPTPAPQPAPPTPTPQVTPVPARITAPLLITVEAQWPALVNGKKTTVPFSRTLTIPGKRVEVIRARGVITESLDQELTAFLKALPPTAQDARFEELWDGWAVVQRNGLKVDAAKARANLLAAIKDPTGIKVTVPVTGQVAPKRTLDYFASRGITAHLGTGQTNYYGSSAARITNIHVGTSRFQDRLLDGKSVSFNQMVGPITTGTGFVTGLVIAGERTANGVGGGICQVSTTVFRALYAAGLPILQRQNHSYQVHYYDPQGLDATIYQPSLDLKFANDTGGSLWFQSDWDDESSTLTVNVFGKARDFTVEIGAPRTLSTTPSPADRLIPDATLARGQRKQVDWAAPGAVIEVTRRFMRDGKAFKQDTLKSTYRPWPNIYLVGTR encoded by the coding sequence ATGACCCCCGCCTCCCGGCGCGCCCTGACCCTGGGCGCCCTGCTGCTCAGTGGCTCCCTCGTGACCGCTGCCCTGGCCCAGACGGGCACGGAGCCCTCCCCTCCCCCGCCGGCGCAGACCATCCCGGCACTGCCGCCCACGCCGCCCGCCCCCCAGCCGGAACCGAGTCCCGCACCGACGCCTGCGCCGGAGCCCCAGCCGAGTCCAGTCCCTCAGCCGACCCCGGAACCCACACCCACCCCGGCGCCTCAGCCCGCGCCGCCGACCCCCACGCCGCAGGTCACCCCGGTCCCGGCGAGGATCACGGCCCCGCTGCTGATCACGGTGGAGGCCCAGTGGCCTGCGCTCGTGAACGGCAAGAAGACGACCGTGCCGTTCAGCCGCACCCTGACCATTCCTGGCAAGCGTGTGGAGGTCATCCGGGCGCGCGGCGTGATCACCGAGAGTCTGGATCAGGAACTGACTGCCTTCTTGAAGGCCCTGCCCCCCACCGCGCAGGACGCCCGCTTCGAGGAGCTCTGGGACGGCTGGGCGGTCGTGCAGCGCAACGGGTTGAAGGTTGACGCTGCGAAGGCCCGCGCGAACCTGCTGGCGGCCATCAAGGACCCCACAGGCATCAAGGTGACCGTCCCCGTCACAGGTCAGGTGGCGCCGAAACGCACGCTGGATTACTTCGCGTCTCGCGGCATCACCGCGCACCTGGGCACCGGGCAGACGAACTACTACGGCAGCAGCGCCGCCCGCATCACGAACATCCACGTGGGCACCAGCCGCTTCCAGGATCGCCTGCTGGACGGGAAGAGCGTGTCGTTCAACCAGATGGTCGGCCCGATCACCACCGGCACGGGCTTCGTGACCGGGCTGGTCATCGCGGGGGAACGCACCGCGAACGGCGTGGGCGGCGGCATCTGTCAGGTCAGCACGACCGTGTTCCGCGCGCTGTACGCGGCGGGCCTGCCGATCCTGCAACGCCAGAACCACTCCTATCAGGTGCACTACTACGACCCGCAGGGCCTCGACGCGACCATCTACCAGCCCAGCCTGGACCTGAAGTTCGCCAACGACACCGGCGGTTCCCTGTGGTTCCAGAGCGACTGGGACGACGAGTCCTCCACCCTGACCGTGAACGTGTTCGGCAAGGCCCGCGATTTCACCGTGGAGATCGGCGCGCCCCGCACCCTGAGCACCACCCCCTCCCCCGCCGACCGGCTGATCCCGGACGCGACGCTGGCCCGGGGGCAGCGCAAGCAGGTGGACTGGGCCGCACCCGGCGCCGTGATCGAGGTCACCCGCCGGTTCATGCGGGACGGCAAGGCCTTCAAGCAGGACACCCTCAAGAGCACCTACCGGCCCTGGCCGAACATCTACCTCGTCGGCACCCGCTGA
- a CDS encoding YpdA family putative bacillithiol disulfide reductase, whose amino-acid sequence MSLVDVAIVGAGPVGLAAAIACKRAGLSYVVLEKGCVVNAIFEYPTYMSFFTTAPELEIGNHPMVTGHDKPDRRDALMYYRLVAQRESLNVEQYTEVTRVHAAPAGFTLEVEKRDGTPGVVEARRVVVATGYYDNPLALGIAGEDGENVSHYYTEAHPFMGLNVTVIGAGNSAADAALDLWRSGVNVTMVVRAPELKSTIKYWVRPDLENRIKEGSIAAHFSSRVVEIHPEHVVVQREDGTTWELPTDFTFALTGYRPDLSFLDGLSLATQPDECLVLDEHYQSSVPGLFVVGSAGFAGRTNQVFIENGRFHADHAVAEIARQLAERGVQPA is encoded by the coding sequence ATGAGTCTGGTGGATGTCGCCATCGTCGGAGCGGGCCCGGTGGGCCTCGCCGCCGCCATCGCCTGCAAGCGTGCGGGCCTGAGTTACGTGGTGCTGGAGAAGGGCTGCGTGGTGAACGCGATCTTCGAGTACCCCACGTACATGTCGTTCTTCACGACCGCGCCGGAACTGGAGATCGGGAATCACCCCATGGTGACCGGGCACGACAAGCCCGACCGGCGCGACGCGCTGATGTACTACCGGCTGGTCGCGCAGCGCGAGAGCCTGAACGTCGAGCAGTACACCGAGGTGACGCGCGTGCACGCCGCCCCGGCGGGCTTCACGCTGGAAGTAGAGAAGCGCGACGGCACGCCCGGCGTGGTGGAGGCGCGGCGCGTGGTGGTCGCCACCGGGTACTACGACAACCCCCTGGCGCTGGGCATCGCCGGTGAGGACGGCGAGAACGTCAGCCACTACTACACCGAGGCGCACCCGTTCATGGGCCTGAACGTCACCGTGATCGGCGCGGGGAACAGCGCCGCCGACGCCGCGCTGGACCTGTGGCGCAGCGGCGTGAACGTGACCATGGTCGTCCGCGCGCCCGAACTGAAGAGCACCATCAAGTACTGGGTGCGCCCCGACCTGGAAAACCGCATCAAGGAAGGCAGCATCGCCGCGCACTTCAGCTCCCGCGTGGTCGAGATCCACCCCGAGCACGTGGTCGTGCAGCGCGAGGACGGTACCACCTGGGAGCTGCCGACCGACTTCACGTTCGCCCTGACCGGCTACCGCCCCGACCTCTCGTTCCTGGACGGTCTGAGTCTTGCCACGCAGCCGGACGAGTGCCTCGTGCTGGACGAGCACTACCAGAGCAGCGTGCCGGGCCTGTTCGTGGTAGGCAGCGCGGGCTTCGCCGGACGCACGAATCAGGTGTTCATCGAGAACGGCCGCTTCCACGCCGATCATGCCGTCGCCGAGATCGCGCGGCAGCTGGCCGAGCGAGGCGTGCAGCCCGCGTAA
- a CDS encoding dihydrofolate reductase, giving the protein MSRPPELVGIVAVTESGVIGRDGGMPWHLPADLAHFRSHSRGKPNVMGRKVWDSLGGRPLPGRANIVLTRNRAFSAPGAQVAHSPQEALALAGDAPEVAIIGGAEVYALYLPQLTRVELTLIHARLEGDTVMPDLGDGWVVTQERTRAADDANPFDLTFRTLIRRA; this is encoded by the coding sequence ATGTCCCGGCCCCCTGAACTGGTCGGCATCGTCGCGGTGACCGAGAGCGGCGTGATCGGGCGGGACGGGGGGATGCCGTGGCACCTCCCGGCGGATCTGGCGCACTTCCGCTCGCACAGTCGCGGGAAGCCGAACGTCATGGGCCGCAAGGTGTGGGATTCGCTGGGCGGGCGGCCACTGCCGGGCCGCGCGAATATCGTCCTGACCCGCAACCGGGCGTTCAGCGCGCCCGGCGCGCAGGTGGCCCACTCGCCGCAGGAGGCTCTGGCCCTGGCCGGGGACGCGCCGGAGGTGGCGATCATCGGCGGGGCCGAGGTGTACGCCCTGTACCTGCCGCAGCTGACCCGGGTGGAACTCACGTTGATTCACGCGCGGCTGGAGGGGGATACGGTCATGCCGGACCTGGGGGACGGGTGGGTCGTCACGCAGGAGCGGACGCGCGCGGCGGACGACGCCAACCCCTTTGACCTGACCTTCCGAACGCTGATCCGCCGCGCCTGA
- a CDS encoding deaminase — MTRPSFDELGLATARLWATRSADSKVRVGACILDRHHRVVGVGYNGRAAGEPNERESLSQGHSGFIHAEVNALLAANWNGEGHTLYVTHEPCAACARLIVNSRRVGRVIFETAYRETNRVESGLPSGEQILRDAGIEVRHVPAP, encoded by the coding sequence GTGACCCGCCCGTCGTTCGATGAGCTGGGGCTGGCGACGGCGCGGCTGTGGGCGACGCGCAGCGCGGACAGCAAGGTGCGGGTGGGGGCGTGCATCCTGGACCGGCATCACCGGGTGGTGGGCGTGGGGTACAACGGGCGCGCGGCGGGCGAACCGAACGAACGCGAGAGCCTGTCGCAGGGGCACAGCGGGTTCATTCACGCGGAGGTGAACGCCCTGCTGGCCGCGAACTGGAACGGCGAGGGGCACACGCTGTACGTGACGCACGAGCCGTGCGCGGCGTGCGCGCGCCTGATCGTGAATTCGCGGCGGGTGGGGCGCGTGATCTTCGAGACGGCGTACCGCGAGACGAACCGCGTGGAGTCGGGCCTGCCGAGTGGGGAGCAGATCCTGCGGGACGCGGGGATTGAGGTGCGGCATGTCCCGGCCCCCTGA